Proteins from one Aspergillus nidulans FGSC A4 chromosome VIII genomic window:
- a CDS encoding RNA-binding snoRNP assembly protein NAF1 (transcript_id=CADANIAT00001936), whose amino-acid sequence MTQPNSQNNPGAVPEGPPTKRINMNDTPPIALTPADDGSDFYNTPLVSGTPVNGEHKVENEFKPVVTEEPVSSVPPPQIPGLSLVNDSLSQNRSSQNPGTNENSNITDSKIPTRETEMETQPTAVHSGQETQKEGAERPAEGGPDAMEVEEEDKQPKREIEVNKAQEGSDKMGGDEDGTVNAAADTAATMQAEQQEEEEEHPEWEMDSSPYESSSDSSSDSSDESDEDEDYPILSPEEQARILMQAELGSDDEGEGKGKSGAPLKTANEIPEEVLPIPDISITPEMKIVLLGHVEAAIDNTVLIAANTTGEYQVLEAGSLLCLEDRRVAGVVSETLGRVENPLYAVRFATTADVEKHGLSRGTVVYYVVDHSTFVFTQPLKGLKGSDASNFHDEEVGEDEVEFSDDEQEAEYRRKLKQKRQERKGAKNQDGGPSKPAKGPPGPSKLSHSELNYDDNVPEDGYTPLARPKNLHEMMQQGAPVENDGSFNRTSGFGGRGRGRGSDRGRGSRGRGRGGRDHGHQSYHDRQAYHQQERSDSQPHSQSQQHQPQPYPAYSPSQQYPSYPTLPQQPQQPQQQQPYAQAAIPTAPFNFQMPYQQAYQQPNPYQQMSPTPHINPLFLAALQQQQQQQQYQQTQALPQQQPGAGQPQPQNQAMNFDQVKAQLDLLRQLSNGQNQWPPRS is encoded by the coding sequence ATGACACAACCCAATAGTCAGAACAACCCCGGGGCCGTCCCAGAGGGTCCGCCCACAAAACGAATCAATATGAACGATACGCCACCCATTGCGTTGACCCCAGCAGATGATGGAAGCGATTTCTACAACACTCCGCTGGTTTCAGGGACGCCGGTAAATGGGGAGCACAAGGTGGAAAATGAATTCAAACCTGTGGTCACCGAGGAACCCGTCTCCTCTGTCCCACCTCCACAAATCCCGGGTTTGAGTCTGGTTAACGACAGCCTCAGTCAAAACCGGTCCAGCCAGAATCCCGGCACGAACGAAAACTCGAACATTACAGATTCAAAGATTCCTACTCGAGAAACGGAAATGGAAACCCAGCCTACTGCCGTGCATAGTGGACAAGAGACACAGAAGGAAGGGGCTGAGAGGCCGGCAGAGGGAGGCCCAGATGCGATGgaagtcgaggaggaagataaaCAGCCCAAGAGAGAGATTGAAGTGAACAAGGCGCAGGAGGGGTCTGATAAGATGGgtggtgatgaggatggaacCGTGAATGCAGCTGCTGACACCGCCGCGACCATGCAAGCCGAacagcaggaggaagaggaggagcaccCAGAATGGGAGATGGATTCCTCCCCGTACGAGTCCTCCTCTGACAGCTCCTCGGACTCTTCCGACGAgagcgacgaggatgaggattATCCGATCCTGAGTCCCGAGGAACAAGCGCGGATTCTGATGCAGGCTGAGCTAGGCTCTGATGACGAAGGGGAGGGTAAGGGTAAATCCGGTGCTCCTTTAAAGACAGCGAACGAGATCCCTGAGGAAGTTCTGCCTATTCCGGACATTTCAATTACCCCGGAAATGAAGATCGTGCTCCTAGGGCACGTGGAGGCGGCGATTGACAACACTGTACTAATCGCGGCGAACACCACCGGAGAATACCAAGTCCTCGAGGCTGGCTCACTTCTCTGCTTGGAAGATCGCCGCGTCGCCGGTGTGGTCTCTGAGACCTTAGGGCGTGTCGAGAACCCGCTGTATGCTGTCAGATTTGCCACAACCGCCGATGTTGAGAAGCATGGTCTCTCTAGAGGCACTGTCGTATACTATGTCGTGGATCACTCAACGTTTGTCTTCACACAACCTTTGAAAGGCTTGAAGGGAAGTGATGCGTCCAACTTCCACGATGAGGAAgtcggcgaagatgaagtGGAGTTCTCCGACGACGAACAAGAAGCTGAATATAGGCGGAAgttgaagcagaagcgccaggagagaaagggagCGAAGAACCAGGACGGCGGGCCTTCGAAGCCTGCAAAGGGGCCACCTGGCCCATCGAAGTTGAGTCATAGCGAGCTCAATTACGATGATAACGTACCCGAAGATGGCTACACCCCGCTTGCGAGACCTAAAAATCTACACGAGATGATGCAGCAGGGAGCTCCCGTGGAGAATGATGGTTCTTTCAACAGGACTTCTGGCTTCGGTGGCAGAGGCCGCGGCCGAGGTTCTGATCGTGGCAGAGGTAGTCGTGGTCGTGGCCGGGGTGGTAGGGATCACGGACATCAGTCATACCACGATCGTCAGGCGTACCATCAACAGGAGAGGTCGGATTCTCAGCCTCATTCCCAAtctcaacaacatcaaccgCAGCCCTATCCCGCCTACAGCCCATCTCAGCAATATCCATCGTACCCGACTCTTCCACAACAACCgcaacaacctcaacaacagcagccatACGCTCAAGCTGCAATCCCAACAGCACCCTTCAATTTCCAGATGCCGTATCAGCAGGCTTACCAGCAGCCTAATCCTTATCAGCAGATGTCGCCCACCCCCCATATCAACCCGCTGTTCTTGGCTGCgttgcaacagcaacaacagcagcaacaatatCAGCAGactcaagctcttcctcagcaacaaCCTGGGGCAGGGCAACCGCAGCCTCAAAACCAGGCTATGAATTTTGACCAGGTGAAGGCGCAGCTGGATCTTCTACGACAGCTGAGCAATGGGCAAAACCAATGGCCGCCTCGCTCTTGA
- a CDS encoding U4/U6-U5 snRNP complex subunit PRP3 (transcript_id=CADANIAT00001937) — protein MADMSGNMLKRPHPDDEDNNAQKRPRSNNGSPHPGQGAPAAGNIDIEKIVAEARAKAQAVRDRLMAEKRVSASPSPAPAASSPSPAPPAASSTMSRIEQMKARVAAATGRSQAAAQQPSAPTPPPLPRAPEDDEDDSLSRARGGLDVGLHPALLSDTLDFRGSKGRQVQSRNRRTESPGVSGKQERAGLDLSGPSLEEIKNNPYYDPNLGPKATISKPRQSRQLLFNQKGKYIQQAAALRRQAQLEEMKKRIAERARQAGIDEDLDVEKAFMVPAPPAIEWWDEHLVNEPDYAAIDDENNLKIDSADSIITRYIQHPVLLEPPQEKLKPEQKPMYLTPKEQAKIRRQRRMADLKEQQAKIRLGLEPAPPPKVKKSNLMRVLGEQAVKDPTAVEARVNREIAERREKHEATNEERKLTKEQRHEKLARQQAQDAEKGLIMTVYRIDSLANGRHRFKISKNAEQNALTGVCVMHPKFNLVIVEGGAHSSNNYRKLMMNRIDWTENAGPSAVREGNREAQASWLAAEDEKGELKDLSSNTCTLLWEGQVKARAFRKWLGARVCETDSQAKDVLARAKLESFWTLAKSAKQQGEF, from the coding sequence ATGGCGGACATGTCGGGCAACATGCTGAAGCGGCCTCAtcctgatgatgaagacaacAATGCGCAAAAACGGCCTCGTTCAAATAATGGGTCTCCCCATCCTGGGCAAGGCGCTCCGGCCGCTGGTAATATCGACATTGAAAAGATTGTGGCCGAGGCTAGAGCAAAAGCTCAAGCCGTTCGAGATAGGCTTATGGCTGAAAAAAGAGTTTCTGCGTCTCCctcaccagcgccagcagcttCAAGCCCCagtcctgctcctccagctgctagCTCCACCATGTCAAGAATAGAACAGATGAAAGCTAGAGTGGCTGCAGCTACAGGACGATCACAGGCAGCCGCGCAACAACCCAGCGCTCCGACTCCCCCACCACTTCCGCGAGCTcctgaggacgatgaggacgacagCCTCTCGCGCGCTCGTGGTGGTCTTGATGTTGGTCTGCATCCTGCCCTCCTCTCGGATACCCTCGACTTTCGGGGCAGTAAGGGACGACAGGTGCAATCGAGAAACCGGAGGACCGAGTCTCCCGGAGTCAGTGGAAAACAGGAGCGAGCTGGCCTTGATCTCTCAGGACCATCACTGGAAGAGATCAAAAACAATCCCTATTACGATCCCAATCTAGGGCCGAAAGCTACGATTTCCAAACCCCGCCAGTCGCGTCAACTCCTGTTCAACCAGAAAGGTAAATACATACAgcaggctgcagctcttcGTCGACAGGCTCAGctggaggaaatgaagaagcGCATCGCGGAGCGAGCACGGCAGGCCGGTATTGATGAAGATCTAGATGTGGAAAAGGCGTTTATGGTACCTGCTCCACCAGCAATTGAATGGTGGGACGAACATCTAGTGAACGAACCTGATTACGCTGCAATTGATGACGAAAATAATCTCAAAATTGACTCTGCCGATTCCATAATAACCCGATACATTCAACATCCAGTGCTCCTCGAGCCTCCACAagagaagctcaagccgGAACAGAAGCCGATGTATCTCACGCCGAAAGAACAAGCCAAGATACGCCGGCAAAGACGCATGGCCGACTTGAAAGAGCAGCAAGCGAAGATCCGCCTAGGTCTTGAGCCCGCTCCTCCGCCAAAGGTCAAGAAATCGAATTTGATGCGCGTATTAGGTGAGCAGGCCGTCAAGGATCCTACAGCCGTTGAGGCGCGGGTGAATCGGGAAATTGCAGAGCGGCGTGAAAAACACGAGGCCACCAACGAAGAACGCAAGCTCACGAAAGAACAACGCCATGAGAAGCTCGCCCGGCAACAGGCGCAAGACGCCGAAAAGGGTCTTATCATGACAGTATATCGAATCGACAGTCTTGCCAACGGACGACACCGATTCAAAATCAGCAAAAATGCGGAACAGAATGCGCTCACTGGCGTGTGCGTTATGCATCCCAAATTCAATCTAGTTATTGTGGAGGGTGGCGCCCATTCATCCAACAACTACAGGAAACTGATGATGAACCGAATCGACTGGACCGAGAATGCGGGGCCGAGTGCCGTACGGGAAGGAAACCGCGAAGCCCAGGCTTCATGGCTCgccgctgaagatgagaaggGTGAACTGAAGGATCTCAGTTCAAACACATGCACTCTCCTCTGGGAGGGTCAGGTCAAGGCTCGTGCTTTCCGTAAATGGTTAGGTGCTCGGGTGTGCGAGACCGACTCTCAGGCGAAGGATGTACTTGCGCGAGCAAAGTTGGAGAGTTTCTGGACTTTGGCGAAGAGCGCAAAGCAGCAGGGCGAATTTTGA
- a CDS encoding TFIIH/NER complex ATP-dependent 5'-3' DNA helicase subunit RAD3 (transcript_id=CADANIAT00001938), whose protein sequence is MKFFIDDLPVLFPYPRIYPEQYAYMCDLKKTLDAGGHCVLEMPSGTGKTVTLLSLIVAYQQHYPEHRKLIYCSRTMSEIEKALAELRELMKFRSEQLGYTEDFRALGLTSRKNLCLHPSVKREKSGTVVDARCRSLTAGFVKEKKEKGEDVELCVYHENLDLLEPHNLVPPGVFTLDGLLNYGEQHKQCPYFSARRMMPYCNVIIYSYHYLLDPKIAERVSKEFSKDCIVVFDEAHNIDNVCIESLSIDITEDSLRKATRGANNLERKIQDVKSSDAEKLNNEYMKLVEGLREAEQARDEDQFISNPVLPDDLLKEAVPGNIRRAEHFVAFLKRFIEYLKTRMKVTHTISETPLSFLNHVKELTFIERKPLRFCAERLTSLVRTLELINIEDYQPLQEVATFATLVSTYDKGFLLILEPFESEAATVPNPVLHFTCLDAAIAIKPVFDRFSSVVITSGTLSPLEMYPKMLGFTTVMQESYSMTLARRSFLPMIVTRGSDQAQISSSFQIRNDPGVVRNYGNIVLEFSRITPDGVVVFFPSYLYMESIISMWQGMGILDSIWNYKLILVETPDAQESSLALETYRTACCNGRGALLFCVARGKVSEGIDFDHHYGRAVLCIGVPFQYTESRILKARLEFLRENYRIRENDFLSFDAMRHAAQCLGRVLRGKDDYGIMVLADRRFQKKRNQLPKWISQALLESETNLSTDMAVATAKNFLRTMAQPFKAKDQEGISTWSLADLERHRQKQIQEQERLQRETFAQGDRTNGSRNGAGDEFDEGIDEDLMMLDAQ, encoded by the exons ATGAAATTTTTCATTGA TGATCTCCCGGTCCTTTTCCCGTACCCTCGTATATACCCCGAACAATATGCCTACATGTGTGATCTTAAGAAGACCCTCGATGCCGGGGGTCACTGCGTTCTCGAGATGCCTTCGGGTACTGGAAAGACGGTTACATTGCTGTCGCTGATTGTTGCCTACCAGCAACACTATCCAGAGCACAGGAAACTCATATACTGTTCTCGAACAATGTCCGAGATCGAGAAAGCGTTAGCAGAGCTAAGGGAGCTGATGAAGTTTCGTTCTGAACAATTAGGATATACTGAGGACTTTCGTGCTTTGGGCTTGACTAGTCGAAAAAACTTGTGTCTGCACCCATCCGTCAAACGGGAGAAAAGCGGCACGGTGGTTGACGCTCGATGCCGAAGTTTAACTGCCGGTTTCgtcaaggaaaagaaggaaaagggcgAAGACGTCGAGTTGTGTGTATATCACGAG AATCTAGACCTTCTCGAGCCCCATAACCTCGTACCCCCGGGCGTGTTTACACTTGATGGCCTGTTAAACTACGGGGAGCAACATAAACAATGCCCTTATTTCTCTGCTCGGCGTATG ATGCCATATTGCAATGTTATCATTTACTCCTACCATTACCTCCTAGACCCGAAGATTGCCGAAAGGGTCTCTAAAGAATTCTCGAAAGACTGCATAGTGGTATTCGACGAGGCACACAATATTGATAACGTTTGCATTGAGTCGCTTAGCATTGATATAACGGAAGATTCATTGCGAAAAGCCACTCGGGGGGCAAACAACCTGGAGCGGAAGATCCAGGATGTAAAGAGTTCTGACGCAGAAAAGCTTAATAACGAATACATGAAACTCGTTGAGGGATTGCGGGAGGCTGAGCAGGCTAGAGACGAAGATCAATTCATTTCAAATCCCGTTCTTCCAGACGATCTGCTCAAAGAAGCTGTCCCAGGTAATATACGCAGGGCGGAGCATTTTGTTGCCTTCCTGAAGAGATTCATCGAATATCTCAAAACTCGAATGAAAGTCACTCACACCATCTCAGAAACGCCGCTTTCTTTTCTAAATCATGTTAAGGAATTGACTTTTATTGAGCGGAAGCCACTGAGGTTTTGCGCGGAACGCTTAACGTCACTAGTTCGGACACTGGAGCTCATCAATATAGAGGATTATCAACCACTCCAAGAGGTAGCGACGTTCGCAACCCTGGTTTCGACTTACGACAAAGGCTTCCTCTTGATCTTAGAACCTTTCGAATCAGAGGCGGCAACAGTCCCAAATCCAGTCCTACATTTTACATGTTTGGACGCCGCCATCGCTATTAAGCCTGTGTTCGATCGCTTCAGCTCTGTGGTCATTACGTCGGGTACCTTATCACCACTTGAGATGTATCCGAAGATGTTAGGATTTACGACTGTCATGCAAGAATCGTATAGTATGACCCTTGCCCGTCGATCTTTCCTTCCTATGATCGTGACTCGTGGATCGGACCAAGCACAGATTTCGTCTTCATTTCAAATCCGAAATGACCCTGGTGTCGTACGCAACTATGGAAACATAGTCCTTGAGTTCTCTCGCATAACTCCTGACGGAGTCGTCGTGTTTTTCCCATCCTATCTATACATGGAGTCAATTATCAGCATGTGGCAGGGTATGGGCATCCTCGACTCTATTTGGAACTATAAATTGATCCTTGTCGAAACTCCCGATGCCCAAGAATCATCATTAGCCCTAGAAACATACCGGACAGCATGTTGCAACGGCAGAGGTGCCTTGCTATTTTGCGTCGCACGAGGTAAAGTTTCCGAGGGTATCGATTTCGACCACCACTATGGCCGGGCTGTGCTATGCATCGGCGTTCCATTCCAATACACCGAGTCCCGCATTCTCAAAGCGAGGCTAGAATTTCTTCGGGAGAATTACCGCATCAGGGAAAatgatttcctttctttcgATGCTATGCGGCATGCCGCTCAGTGTTTAGGTCGCGTCCTTCGAGGCAAAGACGACTACGGAATCATGGTCCTCGCCGACCGGCGGTTCCAAAAGAAACGAAATCAACTTCCCAAGTGGATTAGTCAGGCGCTTTTGGAGAGTGAAACGAATCTCAGTACGGATATGGCAGTGGCGACTGCAAAGAACTTTCTGCGCACCATGGCTCAGCCGTTCAAAGCTAAAGATCAAGAAGGTATCTCCACATGGAGTCTTGCGGACTTGGAGAGACATCGTCAGAAACAGATACAAGAGCAGGAGAGACTACAGCGGGAAACTTTCGCTCAGGGGGATAGAACGAACGGTTCTCGCAACGGAGCGGGAGATGAGTTTGATGAAGGAATTGATGAGGATCTCATGATGTTGGATGCGCAGTGA